A single genomic interval of Lathyrus oleraceus cultivar Zhongwan6 chromosome 7, CAAS_Psat_ZW6_1.0, whole genome shotgun sequence harbors:
- the LOC127104338 gene encoding uncharacterized protein LOC127104338, with protein MGGNGDLMFLFAKKVEEFLKEETQVFSLFASLGINSKAVMGELPVVCDFPEVFLDDIICFPPERESDEDHAEHLRIILHTLEEKKLYAKLSKCELWRKEVSFLGHVISNGGFSKLEMHLTRKGQAYLWDSLYELSFIELKKKMMSAPILTLLNPSESFVMYCVAWMIGLGGLLMQKIQVMAYASRQLKVQERNYPMHDLALEAVVLVLKI; from the exons ATGGGAGGGAATGGAGATTTGATGTTTCTATTTGCCAAGAAAGTAGAAGAATTCTTGAAAGAGGAGACGCAAGTGTTCTCCTTGTTTGCTTCTTTGGGAATCAACAGTAAAGCTGTGATGGGAGAGCTGCCTGTtgtgtgtgattttcctgaagTGTTTCTCGATGATATCATATGTTTTCCACCAGAGCGTGAG TCAGATGAGGATCATGCGGAGCATCTGAGGATCATATTACATACCTTGGAAGAAAAGAAGTTGTATGCAAAGTTATCTAAGTGTGAGTTATGGCGGAAGGAAGTGAGTTTCTTAGGCCATGTAATTTCTAATGGAG gattttcgAAGTTGGAAATGCAtttgactcgaaagggtcaagcATATTTGTGGGATTCTTTGTATGAATTGAGTTTTATAGAGCTCAAGAAGAAGATGATGTCTGCTCCAATATTGACTTTGCTGAATCCGAGTGAGTCTTTTGTTATGTATTGTGTTGCTTGGATGATAGGTTTAGGTGGTCTACTGATGCAAAAGATACAGGTTAtggcttatgcttctagacagttaAAGGTTCAAGAGAGGAACTATCCTATGCATGATCTGGCATTAGAAGCCGTTGTGTTAGTACTTAAGATTTAG